The following is a genomic window from Bacteroidota bacterium.
ATGTAATTCGCTTTTTCGATGGCTTCGCCTAATGTATTTGAAGTCACTGTAACATGTCCCATTTTACGGAAAGGCTTTGTTAATTTTTTTCCATAAAGATGAATATGTACACCATCTTTTTTCAAAACTTCTTCTAATCCCGAATAAATTGCTTTTCCTTCAAAACCTTTTTCACCTAAAATATTTACCATCACTGCAGGTTTTGTAATTGTCGTTTCTCCTAATGGTAAATTCGTGATCGCACGAAGCATTTGTTCATACTGTGAAGTGATATTTCCTTCTATAGTCTGATGTCCGCTGTTATGTGGACGGGGAGCAATTTCATTGATCAATAACTTGCCATCTTTCGTAACAAACATTTCAACTGCAAGAATACCAACGAGAGAAAGTGACTCTGCAATTTTCAAAGCAAGATTTGTTGCTTCTTTTTCTAATTGCTGAGTGATCGATGAAGGCGAATAAAGATATTCAACCAGATTAGCCTCCTGATTGAAGGACATGTCTACGACAGGAAAACTCCGAACTTCGCCATTCTCATTTCTTGCAACAATAACGGAGATCTCTTTTTCGAAATCGATCAAGTATTCCAATACTGCAGGTACATCTGGAGCATTTTGTATATCGGCAGATTTTTTCAGAACAAAAACACCTTTACCATCATAACCACCTTTTCGCGATTTGTGCATCAAAGGCAGGAGTGAAGCATGTTCTGAAATTTCATTTCTGTTTTTAACTAATACAAAATCTGCTGTAGGGAAATTATGTTTCTTGTAAAATTCTTTCTGCAATCCTTTATCCTGAACGGTTTTGATTACAGCTGAAGACGGATGAACTTTAATTCCTTCTTTCTCTAAGTCGTTCAAGTGCTTCAACATTTACGTTTTCGATTTCAATCGTAATGAGATTGAATTGCTTTCCGAAATTGTAAACTGCATCGTAATCGGTAAAGCTTCCGTGAAAAAATTCTTTGCAGATATGTCTGCATGGAGCATCTTCGTCCGGATCTAAAACTGATATATGGAGATCAAGGTCGATCGCTTTCTGTAGCAGCATTCGTCCTAATTGTCCACCTCCTAAAATCCCGATCTTTATTGCCTGAAGTTGTTGCATAAGTTGTGGCAATATTACTTATAAGTTGGGAAGCGATAAAGGAGATTGACTCATATTTATCGACTGACTTTAAGTCAAATAGCACTTTATTGATGAAATGCCCCAATTTTACCTGAAATAGCTTCATTAATTCGAAAAAAAGGTCAATAAAGGTTGGCTGCCACCAACTTTAATTTTACTTTTGCCACTTCTCAGATTTATGGAAAGTGTGATCATTAAAGACAAGCGGTTTGAGGTAAACATTCCTGCTGCAAAAATAGACCAAAGGGTTAAAGAACTTGGGGCGAAGCTGAATGAAGACCTGAAAAACACGCGCCCTATTTTTGTCAGCGTACTTAATGGTTCATTTATGTTTGCTGCAGATCTTTTCAGAGAGATCAAAATGGAAGCTGAGATCACATTCATACGTGTATCTTCTTACTCAGGCACTGAATCCACAGGAACTGTAAAAAGTGTTGTCGGAATAAAGGAGAACCTGGAAGGAAGAACTGTTGTTATCATCGAAGACATAGTTGACACCGGTGATACAGCGATCTATCTGATCGATGAATTGAAAAAACAAAATCCGGAGAAGGTATTGTTTGCAAGTTTACTTCTCAAACCTGATGCATTAAGACATCCGATAAAGATCGATTATGTTGGATTCGAAGTTCCGAATGATTTCTTAGTTGGATATGGATTGGATTACGATGGATTGGGAAGGAATCTCAAAGACATTTACAAATTAGCTTAGTCAAATTAACCGATAATACATACCCACATGTTGAATCTCGTTCTCTTTGGTCCTCCCGGTGCGGGAAAAGGTACACAGTCTGAAAAGCTGATC
Proteins encoded in this region:
- the hpt gene encoding hypoxanthine phosphoribosyltransferase; translated protein: MESVIIKDKRFEVNIPAAKIDQRVKELGAKLNEDLKNTRPIFVSVLNGSFMFAADLFREIKMEAEITFIRVSSYSGTESTGTVKSVVGIKENLEGRTVVIIEDIVDTGDTAIYLIDELKKQNPEKVLFASLLLKPDALRHPIKIDYVGFEVPNDFLVGYGLDYDGLGRNLKDIYKLA